The proteins below are encoded in one region of Podarcis raffonei isolate rPodRaf1 chromosome 6, rPodRaf1.pri, whole genome shotgun sequence:
- the LOC128416061 gene encoding uncharacterized protein LOC128416061: protein MTPNKKGNNSEKTGGPSATPESKQGQKNSTSLRKETDTSKVDWKSSKTIMSAKDFSFHLPSVSSTCPQSKPEVPSKEKEEIEVKLEGSPTSEDPPSKTAPLSPVHSPSKTAAEGLPAAVKEEPVVVELKDRQAAEQPPSQALPFPSAEASIEDQSPLVTTEGIHTTKKELPVLLEAIPPKDDFSHVGSPPAVEIPFLSETTNDNHSEGKEDIELNQITSSLKNEDLPSTLSDVHVVPVLVREKKYKKTQITSSLKDEDLYQSSAVLAASSSNLPSTLSDVRVVPVLVREKKYEKAENVWAPEDRQAPPCNVNEAGKCHRVSEHDSDLVLSQSPSHSLISCDQKSDTERWLEYCSSSPKNQHSSDLRHSSANRTSRGLRIHRSRSPHRREQSRGSSDWSPRSQKGQHSSDSQHSRASHASRELHIRRSRSPHRRERSRGSSNLSPCRQELNPRFPQS, encoded by the exons ATGACG ccaaataaaaagggaaataatTCTGAAAAAACTGGAGGACCATCAGCAACACCAGAATCTAAACAAGGGCAGAAGAATTCAACAAGTTTGAGGAAAGAAACTGACACGTCCAAG GTGGATTGGAAGTCCAGCAAAACCATCATGTCTGCAAAGGATTTCAGTTTTCATTTGCCCTCTGTTTCCTCAACATGCCCACAGAGCAAGCCGGAAGTGCCatcaaaggaaaaagaagaaattgag GTCAAGTTGGAAGGCAGTCCGACCTCTGAAGACCCTCCCAGCAAGACTGCTCCTTTGTCACCTGTGCATTCTCCGTCCAAGACAGCAGCAGAAGGTCTTCCAGCCGCAGTAAAGGAAGAACCTGTGGTG GTGGAGTTGAAAGATAGGCAGGCAGCTGAACAACCTCCCAGCCAGGCCTTACCTTTTCCATCTGCTGAAGCATCTATAGAAGACCAGTCACCACTTGTGACCACAGAAGGCATTCATactacaaaaaaggaactgccTGTATTG CTGGAAGCCATCCCACCCAAAGACGATTTCAGCCATGTTGGCTCACCTCCCGCTGTAGAAATACCATTCCTTTCTGAGACCACAAATGATAAtcattcagaaggaaaggaagacaTTGAACTG AACCAAATCACCAGCAGTCTTAAGAATGAAGACCTCCCAAGTACCCTGAGTGATGTTCATGTTGTGCCTGTGCTggtgagagagaaaaaatataaaaag ACCCAAATCACCAGCAGTCTTAAGGATGAAGACCTCTATCAGTCCTCTGCTGTGCTAGCTGCTAGCTCCTCCAACCTCCCAAGTACCCTGAGTGATGTTCGTGTTGTGCCTGTGCTggtgagagagaaaaaatatgaaaAG GCTGAAAATGTATGGGCACCTGAAGACCGTCAGGCGCCACCCTGCAACGTGAATGAAGCTGGAAAGTGTCACAGAGTCTCTGAACACGACAGTGACTTG GTGCTCTCACAGTCCCCATCTCACAGTCTCATTTCCTGTGATCAAAAAAGTGATACTGAAAGATGGCTGGAATACTGTTCTAGTTCACCAAAGAACCAACACAGCAGTGATTTGAGGCATTCTAGTGCAAATAGGACCTCAAGAGGGTTGCGTATTCATCGTTCAAGATCCCCTCACAGACGAGAGCAATCCCGTGGAAGCAGCGACTGGTCCCCTCGTTCACAAAAGGGCCAACACAGCAGTGATTCACAGCATTCTAGAGCAAGCCATGCCTCAAGGGAACTGCATATTCGCCGTTCAAGATCTCCTCACAGACGAGAACGATCCCGTGGAAGCAGCAACTTGTCCCCTTGCAGGCAAGAACTTAACCCGAGATTCCCTCAAAGCTAG